A stretch of Brassica napus cultivar Da-Ae chromosome C6, Da-Ae, whole genome shotgun sequence DNA encodes these proteins:
- the LOC106357426 gene encoding uncharacterized protein LOC106357426, which produces MRMDWFSWLSRTNLEDSLTYEYGLSFSHNELEYEDIAYFNHEFLQSMGISIAKHRLEILKLARRHTKPSRSISRVLIAIRKTGKCLSEYVRAMMRREESSQALVVVKGRWSNRNKSNGKEERLLLTNGTPCRLDSFSSYTGFDHNSSNDDDVYCGKNLQEEEVIIKWDSMFQNLKPT; this is translated from the coding sequence ATGAGAATGGATTGGTTCTCATGGCTATCGAGAACAAATCTGGAAGATTCGCTCACATACGAGTACGGTCTCTCCTTCTCACACAACGAGCTCGAGTACGAAGACATTGCTTACTTCAACCACGAGTTTCTCCAGAGCATGGGTATCTCCATCGCCAAACACCGCCTCGAGATACTTAAGCTCGCTCGGCGACATACTAAACCGTCTCGTTCTATTTCCAGAGTGCTGATCGCGATTAGGAAGACCGGGAAGTGCTTGTCCGAGTACGTCCGTGCCATGATGAGACGTGAGGAATCGTCTCAGGCTCTCGTAGTTGTGAAAGGAAGATGGTCAAATAGGAACAAGAGCAACGGAAAGGAAGAGAGACTTCTTCTGACGAATGGGACTCCATGTAGGCTGGATAGCTTCTCCAGTTACACGGGTTTCGATCATAACAGTTcgaatgatgatgatgtttatTGTGGGAAAAATTTACAAGAGGAGGAGGTTATTATAAAGTGGGATTCAATGTTCCAGAATCTGAAACCAACTTGA
- the LOC106430694 gene encoding amino acid transporter AVT6E translates to MDSSYSVISKNSNVELQKQTTKLLPPSDEESFVNDFDDTRSVVGDQEADDLDFDISNYPLVNGKSSQGGSGIHGAVFNLTTSIIGAGIMALPATMKVLGLVLGFVLIILMAILSEISVELLIRFSVLYKSRSYGEVVQFAMGRTARVLSEICIIVNNGGVLVVYLIIMGDVMSGSLHHIGVLDQWLGNGFWDHRKVLILIVMVVFLAPLCALNKIDSLSVTSAASVALAVVFVVVCFAVAAIKLVEGTIDTPRMSPDFSSKEAILDLLVVIPIMSNAYVCHFNVQPIYNELEGRSPHKMNRVGRITTAICVVVYASTAISGYLLFGLATEADILTNFDQDLGIRFSSAVNYVVRIGYILHLVLVFPVIHFSLRETVNTLLFEGSPPLSESKKRSLGLTLILLALIYIGSTMIPNIWTAFKFTGATSAVSLGFTFPALIALRLGKQSNTLSFLEKSVSWLMLILAVVVSIVGTVGNIYSIRSKSD, encoded by the coding sequence ATGGATAGCAGTTACTCTGTCATTTCCAAAAACTCTAACGTCGAACTACAGAAACAGACCACCAAGTTGCTTCCTCCTTCCGATGAAGAAAGCTTCGTCAACGATTTCGACGATACCCGCAGCGTCGTCGGCGACCAAGAAGCCGACGATCTAGACTTCGACATCTCTAACTATCCGCTCGTTAATGGAAAATCGAGTCAAGGAGGATCTGGGATCCACGGCGCCGTTTTCAACCTCACCACATCCATCATCGGCGCCGGGATCATGGCATTGCCCGCCACCATGAAAGTCCTCGGCTTGGTTCTCGGCTTCGTTCTGATCATCCTCATGGCGATTCTGTCGGAGATCAGCGTCGAGCTTCTGATTAGATTCTCGGTTCTCTACAAGTCCAGATCTTACGGCGAGGTCGTGCAGTTCGCGATGGGGAGAACCGCTAGGGTTTTGTCTGAGATTTGTATCATCGTCAACAACGGTGGCGTCCTCGTTGTTTACCTCATCATCATGGGTGACGTCATGTCTGGTTCGCTTCATCACATTGGTGTTTTGGATCAGTGGTTAGGGAACGGGTTCTGGGACCACcgtaaagttttgattttgattgttatggtCGTCTTCTTGGCTCCTCTCTGCGCTTTGAACAAGATTGATTCCTTGAGCGTCACCTCAGCTGCTTCCGTGGCTCTCGCTGTTGTGTTCGTTGTCGTCTGTTTCGCTGTCGCGGCGATTAAGCTTGTAGAAGGAACTATTGATACTCCGAGGATGAGTCCTGATTTTAGCTCCAAGGAAGCCATCTTGGATCTTCTTGTGGTGATTCCGATAATGTCAAACGCTTACGTGTGCCATTTCAATGTTCAGCCGATATATAACGAGCTCGAAGGTCGTTCGCCTCATAAGATGAACCGAGTTGGGAGAATCACGACGGCTATTTGCGTTGTTGTCTATGCTTCAACTGCTATATCGGGTTATCTTCTCTTCGGTCTGGCTACAGAAGCTGATATATTGACCAACTTTGATCAAGATCTCGGCATCCGTTTCAGCTCTGCCGTGAATTACGTTGTCAGAATCGGATACATTCTCCATCTAGTTCTCGTCTTCCCCGTGATCCACTTCTCCTTGAGAGAAACCGTTAATACCTTGTTGTTTGAAGGCTCGCCTCCTCTCTCCGAAAGCAAGAAGAGATCTCTGGGGCTTACATTGATCTTGCTGGCTCTTATTTACATCGGCTCGACGATGATCCCAAACATATGGACTGCTTTCAAATTCACAGGGGCGACATCAGCGGTTTCGCTTGGTTTTACCTTCCCTGCTCTCATCGCGTTACGGTTAGGGAAACAGAGCAATACGTTAAGCTTTTTGGAGAAATCTGTGTCGTGGTTGATGCTAATCTTGGCGGTGGTGGTTAGCATTGTGGGAACCGTTGGCAACATATACAGCATCAGAAGCAAATCAGATTGA
- the LOC111206981 gene encoding uncharacterized protein LOC111206981, giving the protein MDKALMALSLDEEDTPFAMPELPEFSSAEDNKLSLIGRILNPQCQKISTLIMRMPRKWEKEGRVRGIALSQERFQFIFQNEHDLLDVLEKGVHTFNEWVIAVERWVENPSEDYLQFVPIWVQISNIPVNCYTYEALTALGDLVGKTMVVAFDPTKPITQDFIRVQVKFNVANPLRRSKVITIKGKPTTILFHYERVQKRCFHCQRLNHEKDLCPLVVRQRQEESRVRREKMTESLKKKQSILTEDDILFGIIDESLVGTDPATGRCKIAKDILEEMRRYMKADTGDSHAVKVDRVQQSLKETSQGTMYQRATLRLEVPPVLSSDSAESLKPHILDYSTVFRAGSLAPCSSGIAKNTVGARRRPPKAIRDQRKRDIPIQEPLLEPDSREGKQIVNSKKRKCVGNEEESSSTTKAVCLKVVPKEGLPNAQ; this is encoded by the coding sequence ATGGATAAAGCGCTCATGGCCCTGTCGCTGGATGAAGAAGATACTCCGTTCGCCATGCCGGAGCTTCCAGAGTTCAGTTCGGCCGAGGACAACAAACTAAGCTTGATTGGAAGGATCCTCAACCCTCAGTGTCAGAAGATATCGACTCTGATTATGAGGATGCCGCGAAAGTGGGAGAAGGAAGGTCGAGTGCGTGGGATTGCCTTATCTCAAGAAAGATTTCAGTTCATCTTTCAGAATGAACATGATTTACTTGATGTGCTGGAGAAAGGAGTTCACACATTCAATGAGTGGGTAATAGCGGTGGAAAGGTGGGTTGAAAACCCTTCAGAAGACTATCTGCAGTTTGTTCCGATTTGGGTTCAAATCAGTAATATCCCAGTCAATTGTTACACGTATGAAGCGCTGACAGCACTCGGTGATTTGGTGGGAAAGACAATGGTCGTGGCCTTTGACCCGACAAAGCCAATAACCCAAGATTTCATTAGGGTCCAAGTGAAGTTCAACGTAGCAAATCCCCTCAGGAGGTCTAAGGTGATTACTATCAAAGGAAAGCCGACAACGATTCTCTTTCATTATGAAAGAGTTCAGAAAAGATGCTTCCACTGTCAAAGGCTTAACCATGAGAAAGATCTCTGCCCTTTGGTGGTTAGACAGAGGCAAGAGGAATCTAGAGTAAGAAGAGAAAAGATGACAGAAAGTTTGAAAAAGAAGCAAAGTATTTTAACTGAAGATGATATTCTCTTTGGTATCATTGATGAATCCCTCGTGGGTACTGACCCTGCTACTGGTAGATGCAAGATCGCAAAGGATATTCTTGAGGAAATGAGGAGGTACATGAAGGCAGATACTGGAGATAGTCATGCTGTTAAGGTAGACAGAGTTCAACAATCCCTAAAGGAAACGTCTCAGGGGACTATGTATCAGAGAGCTACGCTTCGTTTGGAAGTTCCTCCAGTGCTTTCCTCTGATTCTGCTGAGAGTCTTAAACCCCATATTTTGGACTATTCTACGGTTTTCAGAGCTGGCTCACTGGCACCATGCTCTTCCGGGATAGCTAAGAATACGGTTGGGGCTAGAAGAAGACCCCCGAAAGCTATCAGAGATCAGAGGAAGCGTGACATTCCTATTCAGGAACCATTGCTAGAGCCTGACAGTAGAGAAGGGAAGCAGATTGTGAACAGTAAAAAGAGAAAGTGTGTAGGGAACGAGGAAGAGTCAAGTTCAACAACCAAGGCGGTTTGCCTAAAGGTAGTCCCAAAGGAGGGACTGCCCAATGCCCAATGA
- the LOC125588571 gene encoding uncharacterized protein LOC125588571, translated as MVDLLVQFGDLAFYLTCVYGEPATDGRSGVWERLRRLGLGRSQPWCMVGDFNEILSNEEKTGGPMRPEESFKYFADMLSARNMEELVSKGDRFTWGGMRWKKWIQCCLDRCFGNKAWRDTFPGSNQSFLEKRGSDHRPVWVNLCANPEMQRGQFKFDKRILHYPDAMSAVKGAWSSVRANASVAVKIRKCRGILSAWRRKKSFNAKDKINKLQIRLEWFQSKSYPCWFVINTIKKELMQAYKEEEMFWRQKSREKWLRLGDRNSKFFHLSVKANRARLYLLKLKDKRGQDQWSDAAKAEVAVEYFSELFTSSNPPSYEAVFQSMIPKVTPGMNRCLTAKVTKEEVREAIFSIKADSAPGPDGMTGHFFQKFWPTIGEEVTKEIQEVFVKGTLPDDWNFTYLCLLPKIANPENMTDLRPISLCSVLYKAISRILVKRLQPFLSQIVSVNQSAFISERLIQDNVLIAHEAVHALKTHRVIAAESVAIKTDMSKAYDRVEWKYLEDLLKALGFAEQWVVWIMMCVSSVSFAVLMNDQPFGLISPSRGIRQGDPLSPFLFVLCTEGLSHLLNVAERNGFLKGMSFDVSGPSVHHIFFADDSLFLCQASAYQCRNLKKILCFYGEASGQCINYQKSAMTFGHLVSVEVKSELQNIMGIYNEGGMSKYLGLPEDFSGSKINALSYLKDKTQGRLETWFLRKLSQGGKEILLKTSASALPVFPMSCFRLPKTVIKRLASMMANFWWNSHSHMKKIHWVAWDKMCLPKELGGMGFKDLEIFNQALLAKQGWRLINQPESLLARFIKSRYYPHSDFLHAPVGYRPSFAWRSILFGRELLQKGLKWQIGNGRTTRVWLDKWVHDPEVGMRAPWIKNNTFDVNLKVSAMIDGATRRWNLQALEEIFVPGDVQLIAASQPIVSREDSFTWKFNRNGLMSVHSAYGLAREETIKECHSEALALPSLNPIKERIWKIPTVPKIRIFLWKVLSEAIPVADLILKRGMKVDERCQLCGLEGETIQHVLFQCAVARQVWALSGIPQPMFEMQEGHLFSNINYLMNLKAQSWGSMEEKRAWPWVLWFLWKSRNDFIFNGARWMPMEIVVKAKNEADGWFLAQEVDKEVELEVTRNDVRPKKRWLPPEESWLMCNVAFEWNKDTHSLGGAWVVRNHRGVALTHSRRAFSQVGSLDDARLKTLLWALESMMSMRYDRMVFAGDFKELFLAFQNPHKWPALRFQVEEMRILLSRMKEFQLKKVSIEENRGASLIAQSITRQNRSQSYVAIGHPSWLGELFVNECRSL; from the coding sequence ATGGTGGATCTTTTGGTGCAGTTTGGTGATTTAGCTTTTTACTTAACCTGCGTGTATGGGGAACCAGCCACCGATGGGAGAAGTGGAGTTTGGGAACGATTGAGAAGGTTAGGATTGGGGAGATCACAACCGTGGTGCATGGTTGGTGATTTCAACGAAATTCTAAGTAATGAAGAAAAAACGGGGGGACCGATGAGGCCTGAAGAGTCCTTTAAATACTTTGCTGACATGTTATCAGCTCGCAACATGGAAGAACTGGTCAGTAAAGGAGATAGATTTACATGGGGAGGTATGAGGTGGAAGAAGTGGATCCAATGTTGTCTCGACAGATGTTTTGGTAATAAAGCTTGGCGTGATACCTTCCCGGGCTCCAACCAATCTTTCTTGGAGAAAAGGGGTTCTGATCATAGGCCCGTTTGGGTGAATCTGTGCGCAAATCCAGAGATGCAAAGGGGCCAGTTTAAATTTGACAAAAGAATTCTGCACTATCCGGACGCAATGAGTGCAGTGAAAGGGGCTTGGAGCAGTGTAAGGGCAAATGCATCTGTTGCGGTCAAAATAAGGAAATGCAGGGGCATATTGAGTGCTTGGAGAAGGAAAAAAAGTTTTAACGCCAAGGATAAGATTAATAAATTGCAGATAAGACTTGAGTGGTTTCAATCCAAGTCATATCCTTGCTGGTTCGTAATCAACACAATCAAAAAAGAACTGATGCAAGCATACAAAGAGGAGGAGATGTTCTGGCGCCAAAAAAGCAGAGAAAAATGGTTAAGACTGGGTGATAGGAACTCTAAGTTCTTTCATCTCTCAGTCAAGGCTAATAGAGCTCGATTGTATCTTCTTAAACTTAAAGATAAAAGGGGCCAAGATCAATGGTCTGATGCAGCAAAAGCAGAGGTGGCAGTGGAATACTTTTCTGAGCTGTTCACTTCCTCAAACCCTCCCTCATATGAAGCAGTGTTTCAGAGCATGATACCTAAAGTAACCCCAGGTATGAATAGGTGTTTGACGGCGAAGGTTACCAAGGAAGAAGTAAGAGAGGCAATCTTCTCCATCAAGGCAGATAGTGCGCCGGGACCTGATGGTATGACTGGTCACTTCTTCCAGAAGTTTTGGCCAACTATTGGAGAAGAGGTTACCAAAGAGATTCAGGAGGTGTTTGTGAAAGGTACTCTTCCGGATGATTGGAACTTTACATATCTATGCTTGCTCCCAAAGATTGCGAATCCTGAAAACATGACAGACCTAAGACCCATAAGTCTCTGTTCTGTTTTGTACAAAGCGATTTCCAGAATTTTGGTGAAACGGTTGCAACCTTTTCTCAGTCAGATTGTGTCAGTGAATCAATCTGCCTTCATCTCCGAGCGGTTGATACAAGATAATGTCCTTATAGCTCATGAAGCAGTACATGCACTCAAAACTCACAGGGTGATAGCTGCTGAGAGCGTGGCGATCAAGACAGATATGTCAAAGGCTTATGACAGGGTGGAGTGGAAATATTTAGAAGACTTGCTAAAGGCATTAGGTTTTGCCGAGCAATGGGTGGTTTGGATTATGATGTGTGTATCGTCAGTGTCTTTTGCAGTCTTAATGAATGACCAGCCGTTTGGCCTTATCTCACCGAGTAGAGGGATCAGACAAGGAGATCCCTTATCACCCTTCCTTTTCGTTCTCTGCACAGAAGGGCTGTCGCACTTACTGAATGTTGCGGAAAGGAACGGTTTTCTGAAAGGCATGAGTTTTGATGTGTCCGGGCCATCCGTTCATCACATTTTCTTCGCAGACGATAGCTTATTTCTCTGTCAAGCGTCTGCATACCAATGTCGTAATCTAAAAAAGATCCTATGCTTTTATGGTGAAGCTTCAGGACAGTGCATCAATTATCAGAAATCGGCGATGACTTTTGGACACTTGGTATCTGTGGAGGTGAAAAGTGAGCTGCAGAATATTATGGGGATTTATAATGAAGGAGGGATGAGTAAATACTTAGGACTCCCGGAAGATTTCTCTGGCTCCAAGATCAACGCGTTATCGTACCTCAAAGATAAAACGCAAGGCAGACTTGAGACTTGGTTTCTGAGGAAGCTGTCACAAGGTGGGAAAGAGATACTTTTAAAAACTTCAGCCTCGGCTCTTCCGGTTTTCCCCATGTCATGTTTCCGATTGCCAAAGACTGTGATCAAGAGACTGGCAAGTATGATGGCCAATTTTTGGTGGAACTCTCATTCTCACATGAAGAAGATCCACTGGGTGGCCTGGGATAAAATGTGTCTTCCAAAAGAGCTTGGTGGAATGGGGTTTAAAGATTTGGAGATCTTTAATCAAGCACTGTTAGCAAAACAAGGATGGAGGCTCATTAACCAACCGGAGAGCCTGCTAGCAAGATTCATTAAAAGTAGATACTATCCTCACTCTGACTTTCTACATGCTCCGGTTGGGTATAGGCCCTCGTTTGCTTGGAGAAGCATTCTTTTTGGCAGAGAGCTCCTGCAGAAAGGACTGAAATGGCAGATAGGAAACGGCCGTACTACAAGAGTGTGGTTGGATAAGTGGGTGCACGACCCGGAGGTTGGGATGAGAGCTCCTTGGATCAAAAACAATACATTTGATGTAAATCTTAAGGTAAGCGCTATGATTGATGGCGCGACTCGCAGATGGAACCTGCAGGCACTAGAGGAGATCTTTGTTCCTGGAGATGTTCAGTTGATTGCGGCTTCCCAGCCTATTGTTTCTAGAGAGGATTCCTTTACTTGGAAGTTTAACAGAAATGGGCTGATGTCGGTTCATTCAGCTTATGGTTTAGCTAGAGAAGAGACGATCAAGGAATGTCACAGTGAGGCGTTAGCTCTCCCTTCTCTCAACCCAATAAAAGAGAGAATTTGGAAGATACCGACTGTGCCAAAAATCAGGATATTCCTTTGGAAAGTCTTGAGTGAAGCTATCCCGGTAGCTGATCTGATCTTAAAAAGAGGAATGAAAGTTGATGAAAGATGTCAACTGTGTGGACTTGAAGGTGAGACGATTCAACACGTGCTATTTCAATGTGCAGTAGCAAGACAGGTGTGGGCTCTGTCGGGTATACCCCAACCTATGTTTGAAATGCAGGAAGGTCATCTGTTTTCCAACATCAACTATCTGATGAACCTAAAGGCACAGTCGTGGGGTTCTATGGAGGAGAAAAGAgcttggccttgggttttaTGGTTTCTATGGAAGAGTAGAAATGACTTTATTTTTAATGGAGCGAGATGGATGCCAATGGAGATTGTGGTGAAGGCAAAAAATGAGGCTGATGGTTGGTTTTTAGCGCAGGAAGTAGACAAAGAAGTGGAACTCGAAGTAACGCGGAATGATGTGCGACCCAAGAAACGATGGTTGCCTCCAGAGGAGAGTTGGTTAATGTGTAATGTTGCTTTTGAGTGGAACAAGGATACACATAGTCTTGGAGGAGCATGGGTTGTTCGAAATCATAGAGGAGTTGCATTGACACACAGCAGACGAGCCTTTTCTCAGGTTGGATCCTTGGATGATGCGAGATTAAAGACGTTGTTATGGGCGTTAGAGAGCATGATGAGCATGCGCTATGACAGAATGGTCTTCGCCGGAGATTTTAAAGAGCTTTTCCTTGCTTTCCAAAATCCACATAAATGGCCGGCTCTTAGATTTCAGGTAGAGGAGATGAGGATTTTGCTTTCAAGAATGAAGGAGTTTCAATTGAAGAAGGTATCGATAGAGGAAAACAGAGGGGCGTCGTTGATTGCTCAAAGCATAACAAGACAAAACAGAAGTCAATCTTATGTGGCCATTGGTCATCCTTCTTGGCTAGGTGAGCTTTTTGTTAATGAATGTCGGTCCCTCTAA
- the LOC106430741 gene encoding uncharacterized protein LOC106430741 translates to MAAPQLTCVLLVETEFKGWQKTLHKIFVGIEGLAFSIDAPDWWPHGEGANPMMFTKKLLFLRGQVDPVVFIKKLFKAKIYAMLYRIDYGLEENPLGIRKPNNHFLRFRFEIDMLEGSWYKKIIGALKTIQGVSFTIDAPSQMVYMCGNIEEGLLLKMLTKTGIQILGMDYGNLKPPPKKVEAQISDGTETQPKKDTEPPPPPPEIVVTKHQAKNKKPRGFRSFCCS, encoded by the exons ATGGCGGCTCCTCAACTA ACATGTGTTTTACTTGTGGAAACTGAATTCAAAGGTTGGCAAAAGacattacataaaatatttgtGGGCATTGAAG GTTTAGCGTTCTCCATTGATGCACCTGACTGGTGGCCACATGGCGAAGGAGCTAATCCTATGATGTTCACTAAGAAGTTGCTGTTTTTACGTGGCCAAGTTGATCCTGTTGTCTTCATTAAAAAGTTGTTTAAAGCCAAAATTTACGCTATGCTCTACAGGATTGATTATGGACTTGAAGAGAATCCACTAGGCATCCGGAAACCTAATAATCATTTTCtg AGATTTAGATTCGAGATAGACATGTTAGAAGGAAGTTGGTACAAGAAAATCATAGGAGCTTTAAAGACCATCCAAG GTGTATCATTTACCATAGATGCACCAAGTCAGATGGTGTATATGTGTGGCAACATTGAAGAAGGTTTGCTCTTGAAGATGTTAACGAAGACGGGCATTCAAATTTTGGGAATGGACTATGGTAATTTGAAGCCACCTCCCAAGAAAGTTGAGGCTCAAATATCAGATGGAACCGAGACACAACCCAAGAAAGACACagagcctcctcctcctcctcctgagaTTGTTGTTACGAAACACCAAGCCAAAAACAAGAAACCTCGTGGTTTTAGAAGTTTTTGTTGTTCATGA
- the LOC106430759 gene encoding trafficking protein particle complex subunit 2-like has product MANTACFIIVGRNDIPIYEAEVGSAPKREDAAQLHQFILHAALDVVQDLAWTTSAMFLKSVDRFNDLVVSVYVTAGHTRLMLLHDSRNEDGIKSFFQEVHELYIKVLLNPLYLPGSRITSSHFDTKVRALARKYL; this is encoded by the exons ATGGCAAACACAGCGTGTTTTATAATAGTGGGTCGGAATGATATTCCCATCTATGAAGCTGAAGTTGGTTCTGCTCCCAAA AGAGAAGATGCTGCTCAGTTGCACCAGTTTATACTACACGCTGCATTAGATGTCGTCCAAGACCTTGCATGGACTACAAGCGCCAT GTTCTTGAAGTCAGTTGACAGGTTTAACGATCTCGTTGTCTCCGTCTATGTTACCGCTGGCC ATACACGACTCATGCTCCTTCATGATTCACGCAATGAAGACGGCATCAAGAGCTTCTTCCAGGAGGTGCATGAGCTTTATATTAAG GTTCTTCTGAATCCCTTGTATCTGCCCGGTTCTCGGATTACATCCTCACATTTTGACACCAAGGTGCGTGCACTTGCAAGAAAGTATCTGTAG
- the LOC106430758 gene encoding DEAD-box ATP-dependent RNA helicase 35: MELDDDYVEYVPVAKRRAMEEQKILQRKGKVLEVEEEASEKEKLAESKPSLLVQATQLKRDVPEVSATEQIILQEKEMMEHLSDKKTLMSVRELAKGITYTEPLLTGWKPPLRIRKMSRKQMDLIRKQWHIIVSGEDIPPPIKSFQDMKFEKPILDTLREKGIVQPTPIQVQGLPVILSGRDMIGIAFTGSGKTMVFVLPMIMIALQEEMMMPIGPGEGPIGLIVCPSRELARQTYEVVEQFVAPLVQAGYAPLRSLLCIGGVDMRSQLDVVKRGVHIVVATPGRLKDLLAKKKMNLDACRYLTLDEADRLVDLGFEDDIREVFDHFKSQRQTLLFSATMPTKIQIFARSALVKPVTVNVGRAGAANLDVIQEVEYVKQEAKIVYLLECLQKTSPPVLIFCENKADVDDIHEYLLLKGVEAVAIHGGKDQEDREYAISSFKAGKKDVLVATDIASKGLDFPDIQHVINYDMPAEIENYVHRIGRTGRCGKTGIATTFINKNQSETTLLDLKHLLQEAKQRIPPVLAELKDPMEEAENIANASGVKGCAYCGGLGHRIRDCPKLEQQKSVAISNSRKDYFGSGGYRGEI, encoded by the exons ATGGAATTAGACGATGATTACGTGGAGTATGTTCCAGTTGCGAAGCGTAGAGCGATGGAAGAGCAGAAGATTCTCCAACGGAAGGGCAAAGTGTTGGAGGTGGAGGAAGAAGCTTCGGAGAAGGAGAAGCTCGCCGAATCCAAACCTAGCTTGCTCGTCCAAGCAACTCAGCTCAAGCGAGACGTACCCGAAGTGAGTGCTACCGAGCAAATCATCCTACAAGAAAAGGAGATGATGGAGCACTTATCTGATAAGAAGACGCTCATGTCCGTTCGCGAGTTAGCCAAAGGTATCACTTACACAGAGCCTCTTTTAACAGGTTGGAAACCTCCTTTGCGTATTAGGAAGATGTCTAGGAAGCAGATGGATTTGATCAGGAAGCAATGGCATATCATTGTTAGCGGTGAAGACATTCCTCCTCCCATCAAGAGCTTCCAGGATATGAAGTTTGAGAAACCTATTTTGGATACGCTCAGGGAGAAAGGGATAGTGCAGCCGACTCCTATTCAGGTTCAGGGTCTTCCTGTGATTTTGTCTGGGAGAGATATGATTGGGATTGCCTTCACTGGCTCTGGGAAGACTATGGTTTTCGTGCTTCCTATGATTATGATTGCTCTGCAGGAGGAGATGATGATGCCTATTGGTCCTGGAGAAGGTCCCATTGGCCTTATCGTTTGCCCTTCTAGAGAGCTTGCTAGGCAGACTTACGAGGTTGTTGAACAGTTTGTGGCTCCTCTGGTCCAGGCTGGATACGCTCCTTTGAGGTCTTTGCTATGCATTGGAGGTGTGGATATGAGGTCCCAGTTGGATGTTGTCAAGAGGGGTGTTCACATCGTTGTTGCTACCCCTGGGAGGTTGAAGGATTTGCTCGCCAAGAAAAAGATGAACTTAGATGCCTGCAG GTACCTGACGCTGGATGAGGCAGATAGGTTGGTTGATTTGGGTTTCGAAGATGACATTAGGGAAGTCTTTGACCATTTCAAGTCTCAGCGTCAAACACTTCTCTTCTCTGCCACAATGCCCACCAAAATTCAAATCTTTGCCAGAAGTGCTCTGGTGAAACCTGTGACAGTTAACGTAGGAAGAGCCGGAGCTGCGAATCTCGATGTCATCCAGGAGGTTGAATACGTCAAACAAGAAGCAAAGATTGTTTACCTCCTCGAGTGCCTGCAGAAGACCTCTCCGCCGGTTTTAATTTTCTGTGAGAACAAGGCTGATGTTGATGATATCCACGAGTACTTGTTACTGAAAGGAGTGGAAGCTGTTGCTATACATGGAGGTAAAGATCAGGAGGACAGAGAGTACGCCATCTCTTCGTTCAAAGCTGGGAAGAAAGACGTCTTGGTCGCTACTGACATTGCTTCAAAAGGGTTAGACTTCCCTGATATTCAGCACGTCATAAACTACGACATGCCTGCGGAGATTGAGAACTATGTGCATAGGATAGGAAGAACAGGTCGGTGTGGGAAAACAGGGATAGCAACTACGTTTATAAACAAGAACCAAAGCGAGACCACGCTGCTTGATCTGAAACACTTGTTGCAAGAAGCTAAACAGAGGATTCCACCTGTCCTTGCTGAGCTGAAGGATCCGATGGAGGAAGCAGAGAATATTGCTAATGCAAGTGGTGTCAAGGGTTGCGCTTACTGTGGGGGTCTGGGACATCGTATTAGAGACTGTCCAAAACTGGAGCAGCAGAAGAGTGTGGCCATATCTAACTCTAGAAAAGACTATTTCGGCTCTGGTGGATACAGAGGAGAGATATAA